One region of Candidatus Electrothrix rattekaaiensis genomic DNA includes:
- the aroA gene encoding 3-phosphoshikimate 1-carboxyvinyltransferase, giving the protein MREITPVNTLDAVVEVPGSKSLTQRALIAAALACGESILLGPLASEDTAYTMTALRQMGIDVDDSDPAAWVVQGAGGNIQVPEQDIFLGNNGTATRFLTSVAALGKGRFRITGGDRMAERPIDPLIQALRGWRVQIQSEAANGCPPLSIDADGLSGGETVLPQGKSSQYLSSLLLVAPYADEKAGLTVEGEVFSQPYVKMTLAVMAEFGIWCEVAPNMNHFQIPQGCYRGTRYQIEGDASGASYFWAAAAVTGGKVTVANVPVPSLQGDAQLVPLLERMGCEVERLQGGIAVQGPQQLTGIEVDMGNMPDVAPTLAVVAAFAEGTTVIDNIAHLRIKECDRLAVMVSELRKMGADIEEEEDRMIIHGHAGGANLHGADIATYEDHRIAMCFAVAGLGVAGVKVHGEECVAKSFPDFWERFEGMLG; this is encoded by the coding sequence ATGAGAGAAATAACGCCGGTTAATACCTTAGATGCAGTTGTTGAAGTACCAGGCTCAAAGAGCCTGACCCAACGTGCCCTGATCGCTGCTGCCTTGGCTTGTGGCGAATCTATCCTTCTCGGGCCGCTTGCCAGTGAAGATACTGCCTACACCATGACCGCTCTTCGCCAGATGGGTATAGACGTAGATGACAGCGACCCCGCTGCCTGGGTGGTGCAAGGGGCCGGGGGCAATATTCAGGTGCCGGAACAGGATATTTTTCTCGGCAATAACGGAACCGCCACCCGCTTCCTGACCTCTGTTGCCGCCTTGGGAAAGGGACGCTTTAGGATCACCGGCGGGGATCGCATGGCGGAGCGGCCTATCGACCCCCTGATTCAGGCCTTGCGGGGCTGGCGCGTGCAGATCCAGAGCGAGGCGGCCAACGGTTGTCCTCCCCTGTCCATTGATGCTGACGGGCTTTCCGGCGGCGAGACTGTGCTGCCGCAAGGAAAATCCAGTCAGTATCTTTCTTCGTTGCTGCTTGTTGCCCCGTATGCAGATGAAAAGGCTGGGTTGACGGTGGAGGGCGAGGTTTTTTCCCAGCCCTATGTCAAGATGACCCTAGCTGTGATGGCGGAGTTCGGCATCTGGTGTGAGGTGGCTCCGAACATGAATCATTTTCAGATTCCGCAAGGCTGCTACCGTGGCACCCGGTATCAGATTGAAGGCGATGCCTCCGGGGCCTCCTATTTCTGGGCTGCCGCCGCTGTGACAGGCGGGAAGGTCACGGTTGCCAATGTGCCGGTGCCTTCCTTACAGGGCGATGCGCAACTTGTCCCTCTACTGGAGCGGATGGGCTGCGAGGTGGAACGCCTTCAGGGGGGCATTGCCGTGCAGGGGCCGCAACAGCTGACGGGAATCGAGGTGGATATGGGCAATATGCCGGATGTGGCCCCGACCCTGGCGGTGGTGGCTGCCTTTGCCGAAGGAACCACAGTGATTGATAATATCGCCCATCTGCGCATCAAGGAATGTGATCGGCTGGCGGTGATGGTCAGTGAGCTGCGGAAGATGGGAGCTGATATCGAGGAGGAAGAGGATCGGATGATTATTCACGGGCATGCTGGCGGGGCTAATCTGCACGGGGCCGACATTGCGACCTATGAGGATCATCGCATCGCCATGTGCTTTGCCGTGGCCGGGTTGGGGGTTGCCGGGGTGAAGGTTCATGGGGAGGAGTGCGTGGCGAAGTCCTTTCCTGATTTTTGGGAGCGGTTTGAGGGGATGTTGGGGTAG
- a CDS encoding PDZ domain-containing protein encodes MNKRSFISISIVAVFCLSLSLGSFVRSVHAAEDKFGGLGLRVSQIYDPTTEDHLGPLVVLDLLDETPASKSGIQRGDIITHIDGEPTKGKTFKYLIVEKLRGKIGSKTDIAIERAGAEAPLDFALTRIEINSSPEHKG; translated from the coding sequence ATGAACAAAAGAAGTTTTATTTCTATTTCTATCGTTGCAGTTTTTTGTTTATCGTTGTCGCTCGGGTCATTCGTGAGGAGCGTACATGCGGCTGAAGATAAATTCGGCGGTCTTGGTTTGAGAGTGTCACAAATATACGATCCAACAACAGAAGATCATTTAGGCCCTTTAGTTGTTCTTGATCTCCTTGATGAGACTCCGGCTTCAAAGAGTGGTATTCAGCGAGGGGATATTATTACGCATATTGATGGTGAACCCACAAAAGGCAAGACGTTTAAGTATTTGATCGTGGAGAAGCTGAGAGGGAAAATAGGCTCCAAAACCGACATTGCAATTGAACGAGCAGGCGCAGAGGCACCTCTGGATTTTGCTCTTACAAGGATAGAGATAAATTCTTCCCCCGAGCATAAAGGATAA
- a CDS encoding PDDEXK nuclease domain-containing protein: MSVEMKQQLTFTDLILSIRDIDSELAVRAGRAVNYSLTLRNWFIGYHITEYEQHGEDRATYGEKLLQSLSIHLTKQGVSRTEERELRRYRRFYQVYPQIRDSLTPELREKLLSQSPREYTVEKDVALSVLTVPGQELLARLSFTHFVELLKCNNPDQRFFYEIECMHGNWSVRELRRQIGSLYYERSELSGNKKKLAELAQCDAEKVNPKLAIRDPYVFEFLGLKPVEVMSESHLEDQLLDKLQEFLLELGHGFCFEARQKRILIGDSYNFVDLVFYHRILKCHILVELKLEKFGHENIGQLNTYVSWYRYNMMTEGDNPPVGLLLCTEKDHALVEYALAGMDNELFVSKYQLELPDKKEIQQFVEKQIRER, from the coding sequence ATGTCCGTTGAAATGAAACAACAACTGACGTTTACAGATTTAATTCTGTCTATCCGGGATATTGATAGTGAACTTGCCGTCCGGGCAGGGCGTGCCGTTAATTACAGTCTTACTCTGCGTAACTGGTTTATCGGTTATCATATTACCGAATACGAACAACACGGGGAAGATAGAGCCACTTATGGTGAAAAGCTGTTGCAAAGTCTTTCGATTCACTTGACAAAACAGGGAGTCAGCAGAACGGAAGAAAGAGAATTACGGCGCTATAGAAGATTTTATCAGGTCTATCCTCAAATTCGGGACTCACTGACTCCCGAATTGCGTGAAAAGCTGTTATCGCAGTCACCACGTGAATATACCGTGGAAAAGGATGTTGCTCTTTCCGTTTTAACCGTTCCCGGACAGGAACTTCTTGCCCGCCTCTCCTTCACTCATTTTGTCGAACTGTTGAAATGCAATAATCCTGACCAGCGATTTTTTTACGAGATTGAGTGTATGCACGGGAACTGGTCGGTCCGTGAGTTGAGAAGGCAGATAGGCAGTCTTTATTATGAACGTTCTGAACTCTCCGGAAATAAAAAGAAACTGGCCGAGCTGGCACAGTGTGATGCGGAAAAAGTAAATCCGAAACTCGCGATAAGAGACCCGTATGTTTTTGAGTTTCTCGGTCTGAAGCCGGTTGAGGTTATGAGCGAGTCTCATTTGGAAGATCAGCTTCTGGATAAATTGCAGGAGTTTCTCCTCGAATTAGGTCATGGTTTCTGTTTCGAGGCACGTCAGAAGCGTATCCTTATAGGTGACAGCTATAATTTTGTTGATCTCGTCTTTTATCACCGTATATTGAAGTGCCATATCTTGGTGGAACTGAAATTGGAAAAGTTCGGTCATGAAAATATCGGCCAGCTAAACACCTATGTAAGCTGGTACAGGTACAACATGATGACTGAAGGAGACAATCCGCCTGTGGGGCTTCTGCTCTGTACAGAAAAGGATCATGCGTTGGTGGAATACGCATTGGCCGGTATGGATAATGAACTTTTCGTTTCTAAGTATCAGCTTGAACTGCCGGACAAGAAGGAAATACAGCAGTTTGTCGAAAAACAAATCAGAGAAAGATGA